In Humulus lupulus chromosome 6, drHumLupu1.1, whole genome shotgun sequence, a single genomic region encodes these proteins:
- the LOC133781802 gene encoding D-ribulose kinase isoform X1 — translation MLTATHHSTTTLIFTPPPSYSKHVSETGLSKNLSVSKPRPRYRAMNHGSSKVDLELGPPVGERLYLGMDFGTSGARFALIDKQGKIHAEGKREYPLYMSEEIMDWARSWKATLFLLLEDVPSHLRETIAAISIDGTSATTLIIDSNTGEPLWRPFLYNESCPDALPVVKSIAPENHTVCSSSSTLCKLVSWWEREAGSNKKSAALLHQADWLLWLLHGKMGVSDYNNALKVGYDPELDAYPSWLLSQPYSELLPSVRAPGTSIGHLKDNIVSEFGFAKDCDVCAGTTDSIAAFLAAHATEPGKAVTSLGSTLAIKLMSTTRVDDARFGVYSHRLDDKWLVGGASNTGGAVLRQIFSDEQLVKLSEHINPMEASPLDYYPLTTAGERFPVADPKMAPRLHPRPESDVEFLHGILESIARIEAKAYNLLKDLGATKVEEVFTAGGGSKNEKWTKIRERVLGLPVSQATQTEAAYGAALLALKGSFRSSGSL, via the exons ATGCTTACTGCCACTCACCATTCCACAACAACCTTAATATTCACTCCTCCTCCTTCATATTCCAAACATG TTTCAGAAACTGGGTTGTCCAAGAACTTGAGTGTGAGTAAACCAAGACCAAGGTACAGAGCAATGAATCATGGCAGCAGTAAAGTTGATTTAGAATTGGGTCCTCCTGTAGGGGAAAGGCTTTATCTTGGAATGGACTTTGGAACATCTGGGGCAAGGTTTGCCCTCATTGACAAACAAGGCAAAATTCATGCTGAGGGAAAGAGAGAGTACCCTCTCTATATG AGTGAAGAAATAATGGATTGGGCAAGGTCATGGAAAGCAACACTTTTCTTGTTGCTAGAAGATGTTCCATCTCATCTCCGCGAAACTATAGCTGCCATTTCCATTGATGGGACTTCTGCAACTACTCTTATTATAGACAG CAATACAGGAGAACCATTATGGAGACCTTTTCTCTACAATGAGAGTTGCCCTGATGCTTTACCCGTTGTCAAGTCTATTGCTCCAGAAAATCATACGGTTTGCTCTAGTTCCTCAACCTTGTGCAAGCTTGTCTCTTGGTGGGAGAGAGAAGCCGGTTCAAACAAAAAATCTGCTGCTTTGTTGCATCAAGCGGATTGGTTGCTGTGGCTTCTCCATGGAAAAATGGGAGTGTCTGACTACAATAATGCCCTGAAG GTCGGATATGATCCCGAGCTTGATGCCTATCCATCATGGCTGCTATCTCAGCCTTATTCTGAACTTCTACCTTCAGTCAGAGCTCCTGGAACTTCAATTGGTCATTTAAAAGATAACATTGTATCAGAATTTG GTTTTGCAAAAGATTGTGATGTATGTGCAGGAACCACTGATAGTATAGCAGCCTTCCTTGCTGCTCATGCCACAGAACCAGGGAAAGCT GTAACTTCATTGGGGTCAACACTTGCCATAAAACTAATGAGTACTACAAGGGTTGACGATGCGCGTTTTGGGGTGTATAGTCATCGCCTTGATGATAAGTGGCTCGTTGGAGGTGCTTCAAATACTGGCGGAGCTGTTCTTAGACAAATTTTCAGTGATGAGCAATTGGTGAAGCTTAGTGAACATATCAATCCCATGGAAGCCTCTCCTCTAGATTATTATCCTCTTACAACAGCTGGTGAGAGATTTCCAGTGGCAGATCCAAAAATGGCTCCAAG GCTACATCCTCGACCAGAAAGCGATGTTGAATTCTTGCACGGAATTCTTGAATCCATTGCACGCATAGAG GCCAAGGCATACAACTTACTAAAGGATTTAGGAGCAACTAAGGTAGAGGAAGTGTTTACAGCAGGAGGTGGTTCCAAAAATGAGAAATGGACTAAGATAAGAGAGAGAGTACTTGGTTTGCCTGTGAGTCAAGCAACTCAAACTGAGGCTGCCTATGGGGCTGCATTATTGGCCTTGAAAGGTTCATTTAGATCTTCAGGTTCACTTTGA
- the LOC133781802 gene encoding D-ribulose kinase isoform X2 encodes MDWARSWKATLFLLLEDVPSHLRETIAAISIDGTSATTLIIDSNTGEPLWRPFLYNESCPDALPVVKSIAPENHTVCSSSSTLCKLVSWWEREAGSNKKSAALLHQADWLLWLLHGKMGVSDYNNALKVGYDPELDAYPSWLLSQPYSELLPSVRAPGTSIGHLKDNIVSEFGFAKDCDVCAGTTDSIAAFLAAHATEPGKAVTSLGSTLAIKLMSTTRVDDARFGVYSHRLDDKWLVGGASNTGGAVLRQIFSDEQLVKLSEHINPMEASPLDYYPLTTAGERFPVADPKMAPRLHPRPESDVEFLHGILESIARIEAKAYNLLKDLGATKVEEVFTAGGGSKNEKWTKIRERVLGLPVSQATQTEAAYGAALLALKGSFRSSGSL; translated from the exons ATGGATTGGGCAAGGTCATGGAAAGCAACACTTTTCTTGTTGCTAGAAGATGTTCCATCTCATCTCCGCGAAACTATAGCTGCCATTTCCATTGATGGGACTTCTGCAACTACTCTTATTATAGACAG CAATACAGGAGAACCATTATGGAGACCTTTTCTCTACAATGAGAGTTGCCCTGATGCTTTACCCGTTGTCAAGTCTATTGCTCCAGAAAATCATACGGTTTGCTCTAGTTCCTCAACCTTGTGCAAGCTTGTCTCTTGGTGGGAGAGAGAAGCCGGTTCAAACAAAAAATCTGCTGCTTTGTTGCATCAAGCGGATTGGTTGCTGTGGCTTCTCCATGGAAAAATGGGAGTGTCTGACTACAATAATGCCCTGAAG GTCGGATATGATCCCGAGCTTGATGCCTATCCATCATGGCTGCTATCTCAGCCTTATTCTGAACTTCTACCTTCAGTCAGAGCTCCTGGAACTTCAATTGGTCATTTAAAAGATAACATTGTATCAGAATTTG GTTTTGCAAAAGATTGTGATGTATGTGCAGGAACCACTGATAGTATAGCAGCCTTCCTTGCTGCTCATGCCACAGAACCAGGGAAAGCT GTAACTTCATTGGGGTCAACACTTGCCATAAAACTAATGAGTACTACAAGGGTTGACGATGCGCGTTTTGGGGTGTATAGTCATCGCCTTGATGATAAGTGGCTCGTTGGAGGTGCTTCAAATACTGGCGGAGCTGTTCTTAGACAAATTTTCAGTGATGAGCAATTGGTGAAGCTTAGTGAACATATCAATCCCATGGAAGCCTCTCCTCTAGATTATTATCCTCTTACAACAGCTGGTGAGAGATTTCCAGTGGCAGATCCAAAAATGGCTCCAAG GCTACATCCTCGACCAGAAAGCGATGTTGAATTCTTGCACGGAATTCTTGAATCCATTGCACGCATAGAG GCCAAGGCATACAACTTACTAAAGGATTTAGGAGCAACTAAGGTAGAGGAAGTGTTTACAGCAGGAGGTGGTTCCAAAAATGAGAAATGGACTAAGATAAGAGAGAGAGTACTTGGTTTGCCTGTGAGTCAAGCAACTCAAACTGAGGCTGCCTATGGGGCTGCATTATTGGCCTTGAAAGGTTCATTTAGATCTTCAGGTTCACTTTGA